DNA sequence from the Hoylesella buccalis ATCC 35310 genome:
CCGTGTGTTTGAAAACAGATACGGCTTGAAAACGAGTGTGGGCAGGGGCAACCTATCGTTCTCCACCATCAACATCGTGCGACTCGCCATTGAGTGCATGGATATCAAAGACAAAGAGCAGCGCATCGCCAAGTTCTTTGCCAAGCTCGATGACATGCTGGAAATCACCGCCAAGCAACTCGACGACCGCTTCCAGTTCCAAAAGACAGCCTTCGCTAAGCAGTTCCCCTTGTTGATGTCAAAACTGTGGGGTGGCTGCGAACAGCTGGAACCAAACGACACCATAGAGAGCGTCATCAACCAAGGCACCTTGGGCATTGGGTTCATCGGATTGGCAGAATGTCTCGTGGCACTCGTAGGAAAGCATCACGGAGAGTCGGAAGAGGCACAAGCGTTGGGCATCAAAATCGTGACCTACATGCGCGACCGCTCCAAAGACTTCTGCGAGCAGTATCAACACAACTACAGCATCCTCGCCACACCTGCCGAAGGACTGTCTGGAAAGTTCACCAAGAAGGACCGCAAAGAGTTTGGCGCACTGCCAGGCATCACCGACCGTGACTATTACACCAACTCTAACCATGTGCCCGTGTACTACAAGTGCAGCGCACGCCACAAGGCTGAGGTAGAAGCTCCCTACCACGACCTGACACGTGGTGGTCACATCTTCTACGTGGAGATAGACGGAGACGCCACGCACAACCCACAAGTCATCATGAACGTGGTAGACATGATGGATCGTTACAACATGGGCTACGGCAGCGTGAACCACAACCGCAACCGATGCATGGACTGCGGATACGAGAACGCTGACGCACACCTCGACACCTGTCCTAAGTGCGGCAGTCATCACATCGACCGTCTGCAACGCATCACAGGCTATCTCGTTGGCACTACCGACCGCTGGAACGCTGGCAAGTTAGCAGAGCTCAACGACAGGGTGACGCACGGGTAGAAAAAAAAGCCTCTCCCCCGACCCCTCCCCAAAAGGGAGGGGAGTAGATAGCTGGCTAAACAGAGGTTGTAAACTCACAGACTCATTAACCCACAAACTCATTAACCCATTAACTTTCCAACTCATCTCCCAAACAGCCTTCTCAAGAAAATAGTCTAACTACTCCCCTCCCCCTCGGGGAGGGGTCGGGGGAGAGGCTGCTCCGTATCCTATGCTATCCATCCTATCCATTCTCGAAGACACCACGGTAGACGGACCGGGCTTTCGCACCACCGTCTACTGTGCAGGATGCCCTAACGCCTGCCCGGGTTGTCACAACCCACAGACATGGGACATCCACAACGGACAATGGATGCAAGTGGAGGACATCATGCGTGTGATAGAGGCAGACCCCTTTGCCAACGTCACCTTCTCGGGAGGTGACCCCATGTTTCAAGCCGAAGGATTCGCGGAATTAGCACACGCCATAAAGACACGCACCAACAAAACAATATGGTGCTACACGGGCTTTACCTTCGAAGCGCTCATCAAGAATCCGCAACAACGCCAACTGCTCGAGTGGATAGATGTGTTAGTAGACGGTCCGTTTGTGGAAAAACTCAAAGATCCTGACCTGCTCTTTCGTGGCAGCTCCAACCAGCGCATCATCAACGTGCCACTATCGCTTCAGCAAGGCAGGGTGGTGCTGTGGGAAGTTACTTGCGATTGTTCCTAAATACTTTTTAATTTTTTAGGGTTATTATTCGAAAATTTTATTTAATTTTGTATCAATAACTTATATTTAGTAAACGATGCGAAACAGAACCTCTACCCTATTATTTGCCCTCCTATTGTGGCTAAGCGCATTTGGTGCGCCTGTGAGCAAACAAAAGGCTCAAAAGTTGGTGGAAAACTTCTTGAAAGAAAATCTGCCGAGTAGTTATCAACCCACACGTGCTGGCAAGAACGTCTTGAAAGCGGTGGATGCCACCCCATACTATTACGTCTTCAGCATTGGAAGTCAAAAAGGATTTGTCATTGCCTCTGCGGATGACAGAACCGAACCCATTTTCGGATACACGCTGAATGGAAAGTTTGACAAGGCGAATTTGCCTGAAGGACTGTGCGACCTGCTCTCTTATTATGCAAAAGAGTTACAACTGCTCGACCAACGTGGAGAAACGACGACTCACCTTGCCACAAGGGCTGGCAACAACCGCACCCCCATTGAACAACTCATGGAAACGCAATGGAATCAATCAGCGCCCTACAACAACAACTGTCCCATGGATGGCAAGGAAAGAAGCGTCACGGGATGCGTGGCAACTGCAATGGCGCAAATCATGTTCTACCACAAATGGCCACAAAACATGTTAGCAAAACCCATTGCGGCTTATACCA
Encoded proteins:
- the nrdG gene encoding anaerobic ribonucleoside-triphosphate reductase activating protein, whose protein sequence is MLSILSILEDTTVDGPGFRTTVYCAGCPNACPGCHNPQTWDIHNGQWMQVEDIMRVIEADPFANVTFSGGDPMFQAEGFAELAHAIKTRTNKTIWCYTGFTFEALIKNPQQRQLLEWIDVLVDGPFVEKLKDPDLLFRGSSNQRIINVPLSLQQGRVVLWEVTCDCS